TGGCGTGCTCGTCCCGGTCACCGTCTGGTACACCACCACCGTGGTCAGCACCATCAGAACCGGCAGGGCGTAGGCGCGCCAGCCGTACGTGGACACGAACCGCCCCAACCAGGTTTGTTTGCGCCATTGACGCTTCCGGTCGCGGCGGGCCCGGACCCGTCTGTCAGTCGCGGCGAGCGGGTCGCGCAGGGCCCGCAGCGGCTCACGCCACTCGTCACGCAGCACGGGTACTCGACTCGTGCTTCCGGCGGGCCACGGAGACGTCATTTCCTCAGGATGACACAGCTGGCCCGGGTCGCGACCCTGGCGCGCCCGAATGCAACACCCAACAAACTATCCCGCCGCTACCGATGCCGCAGGTAGTAATGTCATTCCGACAGACGCGCGGCGGTGGGGGTTGGCACAGTGGCCCTCGAATTAGTGTGATCAGATTGAGGACTGATGAGCGATCTCGCCAAGACAGCGCAGCGACGTGCCCTCAGATCGTCCGGCAGCGCTCGGCCAGACGAAGACGTTCCGGCCCCGAACCGGCGCGGCAACCGACTGCCTCGCGACGAGCGCCGCGGCCAATTGCTTGTCGTTGCCAGTGACGTCTTCGTCGATCGGGGTTACCACGCGGCCGGTATGGACGAGATCGCGGATCGGGCGGGAGTCAGTAAACCCGTTCTGTATCAACATTTTTCGAGCAAGTTAGAACTTTACCTGGCTGTGCTTCATCGGCACGTGGAAAACCTGGTGTCCGGCGTGCATCAGGCGCTGAGCACGACTACCGACAACCGGCAGCGGTTGCACGTGGCC
Above is a window of Mycobacterium tuberculosis H37Rv DNA encoding:
- a CDS encoding TetR family transcriptional regulator, yielding MSDLAKTAQRRALRSSGSARPDEDVPAPNRRGNRLPRDERRGQLLVVASDVFVDRGYHAAGMDEIADRAGVSKPVLYQHFSSKLELYLAVLHRHVENLVSGVHQALSTTTDNRQRLHVAVQAFFDFIEHDSQGYRLIFENDFVTEPEVAAQVRVATESCIDAVFALISADSGLDPHRARMIAVGLVGMSVDCARYWLDADKPISKSDAVEGTVQFAWGGLSHVPLTRS